A genomic segment from Clostridium pasteurianum BC1 encodes:
- the nifJ gene encoding pyruvate:ferredoxin (flavodoxin) oxidoreductase, translated as MGKMKTMDGNTAAAHIAYAFTDVTAIYPITPSSPMAEHVDEWAVQGRKNLFGQTVKVMEMQSEAGAAGAVHGSLQAGALTTTFTASQGLLLMIPNMYKIAGELLPSVFHVSARALATKSLNIFGDHQDVMAARQTGFAQLAEGSVQEVMDLSAVAHLAAIKGKVPFINFFDGFRTSHEIQKIEVIDYEDLRPLLDMDAVKAFRDNALNPEHPVTRGTAENPDVYFQGREASNKYYNALPEIVENYMGEISKITGREYHLFNYYGAEDAERIIIAMGSICDAIEETIDYLNAKGEKVGILKVHLFRPFSVEHFFKYIPKTVKKIAVLDRTKEPGSFGEPLYQDVVTSFYQSDLKPVIVGGRYGLGSKDTVPSDILAVYDNLNAAEPKNGFTIAINDDVTFTSLPTTEKIDTTPEGTKACKFWGLGSDGTVGANKSAIKIIGDHTDMYAQGYFAYDSKKSGGITISHLRFGKKPIKSPYLINTADFVACHNQSYVYKYDLLEGLKDGGNFLLNSIWSPEEVETHLPAKMKRYIAEHNIHFYTLNAVKIAQSIGLGGRINMIMQSAFFKLANIIPVDDAIKYLKEAVVTSYGKKGEKVVKMNNDAIDLGVNAIVKIDVPAAWKEAQDEKVEEVVKAKPKFITEILEPMNGQQGDKLPVSAFNGYEDGTYPNGTAAYEKRAIAINIPEWQVDKCIQCNQCAYVCPHSVIRPFLLTEEETKNAPEGFTTKPAMGLKTAEKLNFAIKISALDCTGCGNCAQVCPAKEKALVMKPAESQYKEADNFEYALNLSPKENPMNKTTVKGSQFEQPLLEFNGACAGCGEAPYARLITQLYGDRMMIANATGCTSIWGGSAPATPYTINHKGQGPAWANSLFEDNAEFGLGMYLGVKQLRERIAQQANELIASDAKQELKEALTEWVNNMDLADESKAATAKLLPLLEAEKDSNATVKEIFDAKDHLVKKSQWIFGGDGWAYDIGYGGVDHVLASGEDVNIFVFDTEVYSNTGGQSSKSTPTAAIAQFAAGGKRTKKKDLGMMAMSYGYVYVAQIAMGADKNQTIKAITEAEAYPGPSLIIGYSPCINQGLRAGMGCSQLEEKKAVDCGYWAMYRFNPTLKEAGKNPFSLDSKEPTGDFKEFLLGEVRFASLKKVYPDKADELFAKTEQDAKERLESYKFLADR; from the coding sequence ATGGGAAAAATGAAGACTATGGATGGAAACACTGCAGCAGCACACATAGCTTATGCTTTCACTGATGTTACAGCAATTTATCCTATAACACCATCATCACCTATGGCAGAACATGTTGATGAATGGGCAGTACAAGGTAGAAAAAATTTATTTGGTCAAACTGTTAAAGTAATGGAAATGCAATCAGAAGCAGGTGCTGCAGGTGCAGTTCATGGTTCACTTCAGGCAGGAGCTTTAACAACAACATTTACAGCTTCTCAAGGATTGCTGTTAATGATACCAAACATGTATAAAATAGCTGGTGAACTTTTACCATCAGTATTTCATGTAAGTGCAAGAGCATTAGCAACAAAATCATTAAACATATTTGGTGATCATCAGGACGTTATGGCTGCAAGACAAACAGGATTTGCACAACTTGCAGAAGGTAGTGTTCAAGAAGTTATGGATTTATCAGCAGTTGCACATTTAGCTGCAATAAAGGGAAAAGTTCCTTTTATAAACTTCTTTGATGGATTTAGAACATCACATGAAATACAAAAAATTGAAGTTATAGACTATGAAGATTTAAGACCATTATTAGATATGGATGCTGTTAAAGCATTTAGAGATAATGCTTTAAATCCAGAACACCCAGTAACTAGAGGTACAGCAGAAAATCCTGATGTATACTTCCAAGGAAGAGAAGCATCAAACAAATACTACAACGCACTTCCAGAAATAGTTGAAAACTATATGGGAGAAATCAGTAAAATCACAGGAAGAGAATATCATCTATTTAATTATTATGGAGCAGAAGATGCTGAGAGAATAATAATTGCAATGGGTTCAATTTGCGATGCAATTGAAGAAACTATAGATTACTTAAACGCTAAGGGCGAAAAAGTAGGTATATTAAAAGTACATTTATTCAGACCTTTCTCAGTTGAACACTTCTTTAAATATATACCAAAAACAGTTAAGAAAATAGCTGTTCTTGATAGAACAAAAGAACCAGGTAGCTTTGGTGAACCACTTTATCAGGATGTTGTTACATCATTCTATCAAAGTGATTTAAAACCTGTAATAGTTGGTGGAAGATATGGATTAGGTTCAAAGGATACAGTTCCTAGTGACATATTAGCTGTTTATGACAACTTAAATGCTGCTGAACCTAAAAACGGATTTACAATAGCAATAAATGATGACGTAACATTCACTTCACTTCCTACTACTGAAAAAATCGATACTACTCCAGAAGGAACTAAAGCTTGTAAGTTCTGGGGACTTGGTTCAGATGGTACAGTTGGTGCTAACAAGAGCGCTATAAAAATCATAGGTGACCATACAGACATGTATGCTCAAGGTTATTTCGCATATGATTCAAAAAAATCAGGTGGTATTACAATTTCTCACTTGAGATTTGGTAAAAAACCAATAAAATCACCATACCTTATAAATACAGCAGACTTTGTTGCGTGTCATAATCAATCTTATGTTTACAAATATGATCTTTTAGAAGGATTAAAAGATGGTGGTAACTTCTTACTTAACAGTATCTGGTCTCCTGAAGAAGTTGAAACTCATTTACCAGCAAAAATGAAGAGATATATTGCTGAACATAACATACATTTCTATACATTAAACGCTGTAAAGATAGCTCAAAGCATAGGTCTTGGCGGAAGAATCAACATGATCATGCAATCAGCATTCTTCAAATTAGCTAACATAATACCAGTTGATGATGCAATAAAATATTTAAAAGAAGCAGTTGTAACTTCTTATGGTAAAAAAGGTGAAAAAGTTGTTAAGATGAATAATGATGCTATAGATTTAGGTGTAAATGCTATAGTTAAGATAGATGTTCCAGCAGCTTGGAAAGAAGCACAGGATGAAAAGGTAGAAGAAGTTGTAAAAGCTAAACCTAAATTCATAACTGAAATTCTTGAACCAATGAATGGACAGCAAGGAGATAAACTTCCTGTAAGTGCATTCAATGGTTATGAAGACGGAACATATCCTAATGGAACTGCAGCTTATGAAAAGAGAGCAATTGCTATTAATATTCCTGAATGGCAAGTAGATAAATGTATACAATGTAACCAATGTGCATATGTTTGTCCTCACTCTGTAATAAGACCATTCTTATTAACTGAAGAAGAAACTAAGAATGCTCCAGAAGGATTTACAACTAAGCCAGCAATGGGATTAAAAACTGCTGAAAAACTTAATTTTGCAATAAAGATTAGTGCTCTTGATTGTACAGGATGCGGAAACTGTGCTCAGGTTTGTCCTGCAAAGGAAAAGGCATTAGTAATGAAACCAGCTGAATCACAATATAAAGAAGCTGATAACTTTGAATATGCACTTAATCTTTCACCAAAAGAAAATCCAATGAACAAAACAACAGTAAAAGGTAGTCAATTTGAACAGCCATTACTTGAGTTCAATGGTGCTTGTGCAGGTTGTGGAGAAGCTCCTTATGCAAGACTTATAACTCAATTATATGGTGACAGAATGATGATCGCTAATGCAACAGGTTGTACTTCAATCTGGGGTGGTAGTGCACCAGCTACACCATATACAATTAACCATAAAGGTCAAGGTCCTGCTTGGGCTAACTCATTATTCGAAGATAATGCTGAGTTTGGGTTAGGAATGTATCTTGGTGTTAAACAATTAAGAGAGAGAATAGCACAACAAGCAAATGAACTTATAGCTTCAGATGCAAAACAAGAATTAAAAGAAGCTTTAACTGAATGGGTAAATAACATGGACTTAGCTGATGAATCAAAAGCAGCTACAGCTAAATTATTACCATTATTAGAAGCAGAAAAAGATAGCAATGCTACTGTAAAAGAAATCTTCGATGCTAAAGATCATTTAGTTAAAAAATCACAATGGATATTTGGTGGAGATGGTTGGGCTTACGACATCGGTTATGGTGGTGTAGATCACGTACTTGCATCAGGTGAAGATGTAAACATATTTGTATTTGATACAGAAGTTTACTCAAATACAGGCGGTCAATCATCAAAATCTACTCCAACAGCAGCAATAGCACAATTTGCAGCTGGTGGTAAGAGAACTAAGAAGAAAGATCTTGGAATGATGGCTATGAGCTATGGCTATGTTTATGTAGCACAAATAGCTATGGGTGCTGATAAAAATCAGACTATAAAGGCTATTACTGAAGCTGAAGCTTATCCAGGTCCATCATTAATCATAGGTTATTCTCCATGTATAAACCAAGGACTAAGAGCTGGTATGGGATGTAGTCAACTTGAAGAGAAAAAAGCTGTTGATTGTGGATACTGGGCTATGTATAGATTTAACCCAACTCTTAAAGAAGCAGGAAAGAATCCGTTTAGCTTAGATTCAAAAGAGCCAACTGGTGACTTCAAAGAATTCTTATTAGGTGAAGTAAGATTTGCTTCATTAAAGAAAGTATACCCAGATAAGGCTGATGAATTATTTGCTAAAACTGAACAAGATGCTAAAGAAAGATTAGAATCTTATAAATTCTTAGCAGATAGATAA
- the nifJ gene encoding pyruvate:ferredoxin (flavodoxin) oxidoreductase has translation MSRAKQSMDGNTAAAHVAYAYTEVAGIYPITPSSPMADSVDMWSAAGQENIFGNQVKVVELQSEAGAAGTVHGSLAAGALTTTFTASQGLLLMIPNMYKIAGEMLPSVFHVSARTVSSHALNIFGDHSDVYACRQVGFAMLAETNPQEVMDLSPVAHLAALEGKVPFINFFDGFRTSHEIQKIEKWDYKDLKEMCNMDAVKAFREHALNPEKPAMRGSHENGDVFFQHREASNTAYNNLPAVVEKYMAKVNEKLGTNYDLFNYYGAPDADRVIIAMGSICDVAEEVIDYLTAKGEKVGLVKVRLYRPWVSNSLLKVLPKTAKKVAVLDRTKEPGALGDPLYLDVATTLREAGLNDVTLSNGRYGLGSKDTPPSSVFAVYTELLKDSPKARFTLGIVDDVTNLSLPEVKPAPITSAVGTVECKFWGLGGDGTVGANKNSTKILGDHTDKFIQAYFQYDSKKTGGITISHLRFGDKAIRSPYYINQADFVACHNPSYVVKGFKMVQDVKPGGIFMINCQWSDEELDSKLNSAAKKYIAENNIQLYTINAIDKAIEIGMGKRTNTILQSAFFKLANVMPIDDAVGFMKAAAKKSYGKKGDAIVEMNYKAIDAGVDAVHKVEVPASWSNPEADAPAPELTGRPETVKMVNDLMNPIGLMDGDSLPVSAFAENPDGQYELGASAYEKRGTAVLVPEWNPEKCIQCNNCAFVCSHATIRPFMLSEDEVKAAPDNIKLANTKPKAGDYKFTMSVTPLDCMGCGECITVCPTKAITMVPQETQLHEQPVFDYLVANVGKKPGIPADTTVKGSQFNQPLLEFSGSCAGCAETSYARILTQLFGEQMYISNATGCSSIWGGPAATCPYTVNKDSNKGPAWANSLFEDNAEHGFGMYLGQKTLRDQVIAKIEKIAADDKASAEFKAAAAKFIETKESTKENTAAVTTLVAELEKTAAAGCDLSKEVLEKKAYLAKKSVWILGGDGWAYDIGFGGLDHVLASGENVNVMVFDTEMYSNTGGQASKASNIGEVCQFAAAGKDVGKKSLAEIAMSYGYIYVAQIALGANPAQTLKTIAEAEAYNGPSLIIGYAPCELHGVKGGMNHCQDEMKAAVKSGYWNLFSFNPELKAEGKNPFTLTSKPGDGTYQEFLNNETRYTRLKRAFPERAEKLFSENEKAAMERYEHLLKLVELYK, from the coding sequence ATGTCAAGAGCTAAACAATCAATGGATGGTAATACAGCTGCTGCACATGTAGCCTATGCTTATACTGAAGTAGCTGGTATCTACCCAATTACACCATCAAGCCCAATGGCTGATAGTGTTGATATGTGGTCTGCTGCAGGTCAAGAGAACATTTTCGGTAATCAGGTTAAAGTTGTAGAACTACAGTCTGAGGCAGGTGCTGCAGGAACTGTTCACGGTTCACTTGCTGCAGGTGCACTTACTACTACATTTACAGCTTCACAAGGTCTTCTTTTAATGATTCCAAATATGTACAAGATTGCTGGTGAAATGCTTCCAAGTGTATTCCATGTATCTGCACGTACAGTTTCATCACATGCACTTAACATTTTTGGTGATCATAGTGACGTATATGCTTGTCGTCAGGTGGGTTTTGCAATGCTTGCTGAGACAAATCCACAAGAAGTTATGGACTTAAGTCCTGTTGCACATCTTGCTGCACTTGAAGGAAAAGTTCCTTTCATCAATTTCTTTGATGGATTCCGTACATCACATGAAATTCAAAAAATTGAAAAATGGGATTATAAAGATCTTAAAGAAATGTGCAATATGGATGCTGTTAAAGCTTTCCGTGAGCATGCATTAAATCCAGAAAAACCAGCTATGCGTGGTTCTCATGAAAATGGAGATGTTTTCTTCCAACATCGTGAAGCATCTAACACAGCTTATAATAATTTACCAGCTGTAGTTGAAAAATACATGGCTAAGGTAAATGAAAAACTTGGTACAAACTATGATTTATTCAATTACTATGGAGCTCCAGATGCTGACCGTGTCATCATCGCAATGGGATCTATTTGTGATGTGGCTGAGGAAGTTATTGATTACTTAACAGCTAAAGGAGAAAAAGTTGGACTAGTTAAAGTTCGTTTATATCGTCCATGGGTATCTAATAGTCTTCTTAAAGTTCTTCCTAAGACTGCTAAGAAGGTTGCTGTTCTTGATCGTACAAAAGAGCCAGGAGCATTAGGTGATCCATTATACCTTGATGTTGCTACAACTCTTCGTGAAGCAGGACTTAATGATGTTACATTATCAAATGGTCGTTATGGACTTGGTTCTAAGGATACTCCTCCTTCATCTGTATTTGCTGTGTATACTGAACTTTTGAAAGATTCTCCTAAAGCTCGTTTCACACTTGGTATCGTAGATGATGTTACTAACTTAAGTTTACCAGAAGTTAAGCCAGCTCCTATTACATCTGCAGTTGGTACAGTAGAGTGTAAATTCTGGGGTCTTGGTGGTGATGGTACTGTTGGTGCTAACAAGAACTCTACAAAGATTCTTGGTGATCATACAGATAAATTTATTCAAGCATACTTCCAATATGACTCTAAGAAGACTGGTGGAATAACAATTTCTCATCTTCGTTTTGGTGATAAGGCAATTAGAAGTCCGTATTACATAAATCAAGCTGATTTCGTTGCATGCCATAACCCATCTTATGTTGTTAAAGGATTCAAGATGGTTCAGGATGTTAAGCCAGGCGGAATATTCATGATTAACTGCCAGTGGTCAGATGAAGAACTTGATTCTAAGCTTAATTCTGCTGCTAAGAAATATATTGCAGAAAACAACATTCAATTGTACACAATTAATGCTATTGATAAAGCAATTGAAATTGGTATGGGTAAACGTACTAACACTATTCTTCAATCTGCATTCTTCAAATTAGCAAATGTTATGCCAATTGATGATGCTGTTGGCTTTATGAAGGCTGCTGCTAAGAAATCCTACGGTAAAAAGGGCGATGCAATTGTAGAAATGAACTACAAAGCAATTGATGCTGGTGTAGATGCTGTTCATAAAGTAGAAGTTCCAGCTTCATGGTCAAATCCAGAAGCAGATGCTCCAGCTCCAGAACTTACAGGTCGTCCAGAAACAGTTAAGATGGTTAATGATCTTATGAATCCTATCGGACTTATGGATGGTGACAGTCTTCCTGTATCTGCATTTGCAGAGAATCCAGACGGACAGTACGAATTAGGCGCTTCAGCATATGAAAAGCGTGGTACTGCTGTATTGGTTCCAGAATGGAATCCAGAAAAATGTATTCAGTGTAATAACTGTGCATTTGTATGTTCTCACGCTACAATTCGTCCTTTCATGCTTAGCGAAGACGAAGTTAAAGCAGCTCCTGATAATATTAAACTTGCTAATACTAAGCCAAAAGCTGGAGATTACAAATTTACAATGAGTGTAACTCCTCTTGATTGTATGGGCTGTGGAGAGTGTATTACAGTATGTCCTACAAAGGCTATCACAATGGTACCTCAAGAAACTCAATTACATGAACAGCCAGTATTTGATTACTTAGTTGCAAATGTAGGTAAGAAACCTGGAATTCCTGCTGATACTACAGTTAAGGGATCTCAGTTTAATCAGCCGCTCCTTGAGTTCTCAGGAAGCTGTGCAGGCTGTGCAGAAACATCTTATGCTCGTATACTTACACAACTCTTTGGTGAACAAATGTATATTTCAAATGCTACAGGATGTTCTTCAATCTGGGGTGGTCCTGCTGCAACTTGTCCATATACAGTAAACAAAGATTCAAATAAAGGTCCAGCATGGGCTAACTCATTATTTGAAGACAATGCAGAACATGGATTTGGTATGTATCTTGGACAGAAGACCCTTCGTGATCAGGTAATTGCTAAGATTGAGAAGATTGCTGCTGATGATAAGGCATCTGCTGAGTTTAAAGCTGCTGCTGCTAAATTCATTGAAACAAAAGAAAGCACAAAAGAAAACACTGCTGCTGTTACTACACTTGTAGCTGAACTTGAAAAAACTGCTGCTGCAGGCTGTGATCTTTCTAAAGAAGTTCTTGAAAAGAAAGCGTACCTTGCTAAGAAGTCAGTATGGATTCTTGGAGGAGATGGATGGGCATATGATATCGGATTCGGTGGACTTGACCATGTACTTGCTTCTGGAGAGAACGTAAATGTTATGGTATTCGATACAGAAATGTATTCTAATACAGGTGGTCAAGCTTCTAAGGCTTCTAATATCGGTGAAGTTTGTCAGTTCGCTGCTGCTGGTAAAGATGTTGGAAAGAAGAGTCTTGCTGAAATCGCTATGAGCTATGGTTACATATATGTAGCACAAATCGCTCTTGGTGCTAATCCAGCTCAAACTCTTAAAACTATTGCTGAAGCAGAAGCTTATAACGGACCATCATTAATAATTGGATATGCACCTTGTGAACTTCACGGAGTTAAAGGTGGTATGAACCACTGCCAGGATGAAATGAAAGCAGCTGTAAAATCTGGATACTGGAATCTATTCTCCTTTAATCCTGAACTTAAGGCTGAAGGAAAGAATCCATTCACTCTTACATCTAAACCAGGTGATGGAACATACCAAGAATTCTTGAATAACGAAACACGTTACACTCGTTTGAAACGTGCATTCCCAGAACGTGCTGAAAAACTATTCAGTGAAAATGAGAAAGCTGCGATGGAACGTTATGAACATTTATTAAAGTTAGTAGAACTTTATAAATAA
- a CDS encoding flavodoxin: MKKIAVIYWSNMGNVEVLANHIAEGAKKAGAEVDLKLVGDVKPTEITNYDAVALGSPSMDNNRIEQEEMEPFIKEIRILAPNNMPVVLFGSYGWDNGKFMEDWITRMVDEKFDVKGSLAVKEAPTAEEITKAEELGKLLAL, translated from the coding sequence ATGAAAAAAATTGCTGTAATATATTGGAGTAATATGGGAAATGTTGAGGTGTTGGCAAACCATATTGCAGAAGGCGCTAAAAAAGCTGGTGCAGAAGTAGATTTAAAGTTAGTTGGAGATGTTAAACCAACAGAGATTACTAACTACGATGCTGTTGCACTTGGAAGTCCATCAATGGATAATAATAGAATTGAACAAGAAGAAATGGAACCATTTATAAAAGAAATAAGAATACTCGCTCCAAACAACATGCCAGTTGTATTATTTGGCTCATATGGTTGGGATAATGGAAAATTCATGGAAGACTGGATAACAAGAATGGTAGACGAAAAATTCGACGTAAAGGGAAGTCTTGCAGTTAAAGAGGCTCCTACAGCTGAAGAAATAACAAAAGCAGAAGAACTTGGTAAGTTATTAGCTCTATAA
- a CDS encoding MBL fold metallo-hydrolase RNA specificity domain-containing protein — MKLEFYGAAECVTGSCHILRVSNKTILLDCGLYQGKDEKERGNDGFNFDPKEIDYVILSHAHIDHSGRIPLLYKKGFKGQIFCTNATKDLCEAMLADSGYIQEMEVEWKNKRRRRQGLDLIEPLYTAAIARLSIYLFTGIPYNTTMEIFDGFKIRFRDSGHLLGSAFVEIFIKEEEKDEVKIVYTGDVGNVNIPIMRDPTILDYADYLIMETTYGNRLHDNLNSQLHRLTNIIKETFNRGGNVVIPSFAVGRVQEILYELSKLRKNGELGNLMVFVDSPLAAESTKIFEKYSSCFDEETKSEFDDGSNPLKFDGLIFTNSQEDSAKINKIQSGAVIISASGMCEAGRIKHHLKHNLWRKECSIVFVGYQAQGTLGYNIVNGAKKVKIFGEEFAVNASIYNIEALSGHADRDGLIQWLDSFSKKPEEIFLVHGEKEAEESFLNFTREKGYNTRIVRSGDIVHINERMRLKKINSNSNLKNQLIKLLDSIDNIDEMNKELLVGKIKDTIKKFR; from the coding sequence ATGAAATTAGAATTTTATGGTGCTGCTGAATGTGTTACAGGTTCCTGTCATATTTTAAGAGTAAGTAATAAAACAATATTATTAGATTGTGGGCTATATCAAGGTAAGGATGAAAAAGAAAGGGGAAATGATGGGTTTAATTTTGACCCAAAAGAAATAGATTACGTAATATTATCACATGCCCATATAGATCACAGTGGAAGAATACCTCTACTCTATAAAAAAGGTTTTAAAGGGCAGATTTTTTGTACGAATGCTACAAAAGACCTCTGCGAAGCTATGCTTGCAGATAGTGGTTACATTCAGGAAATGGAAGTAGAATGGAAGAACAAAAGAAGAAGAAGACAGGGATTGGATTTAATAGAACCACTTTATACGGCGGCTATTGCCAGATTATCCATATATCTATTTACAGGTATACCCTACAATACCACCATGGAGATCTTTGATGGATTTAAAATCAGATTTAGAGATTCAGGTCATCTTTTAGGATCTGCTTTTGTAGAAATATTTATAAAAGAGGAGGAAAAAGATGAGGTGAAAATAGTGTATACAGGAGATGTAGGCAATGTAAACATTCCAATTATGAGAGATCCTACAATACTGGATTATGCAGATTATCTCATAATGGAAACCACTTACGGTAATCGGTTGCACGACAATTTAAATAGCCAATTGCATAGGTTAACAAATATAATAAAAGAAACCTTCAATCGGGGTGGCAATGTTGTTATTCCTTCCTTTGCTGTGGGAAGAGTACAGGAAATTTTATATGAACTCAGTAAACTTAGAAAAAATGGAGAACTAGGCAATTTGATGGTGTTTGTAGATAGCCCCCTTGCGGCAGAATCCACAAAGATATTTGAGAAATACAGCAGCTGCTTTGATGAGGAAACTAAAAGTGAATTTGATGATGGAAGTAATCCGCTTAAGTTTGATGGGTTAATTTTCACTAATAGTCAGGAAGATTCAGCGAAAATAAATAAGATTCAATCTGGTGCAGTGATTATTTCTGCTAGTGGTATGTGCGAGGCGGGAAGGATTAAACATCATCTAAAGCATAATTTGTGGAGGAAAGAGTGTTCCATAGTTTTTGTAGGATATCAAGCTCAGGGAACACTGGGGTACAATATTGTAAATGGAGCAAAAAAAGTAAAAATTTTTGGAGAAGAATTTGCAGTAAATGCTTCAATATATAATATTGAAGCACTATCAGGGCATGCTGATAGAGATGGTTTGATTCAATGGCTAGATAGTTTCAGTAAAAAACCAGAAGAAATATTTCTAGTACATGGGGAAAAAGAAGCAGAGGAAAGTTTTTTGAATTTTACAAGGGAAAAAGGATATAATACAAGAATAGTGAGATCTGGAGATATCGTTCATATAAATGAAAGAATGAGGTTAAAAAAAATTAATAGTAACTCTAATCTAAAAAATCAGTTAATAAAACTTTTGGATTCTATAGATAATATTGATGAAATGAACAAAGAACTTCTTGTAGGTAAAATAAAGGACACTATAAAGAAATTCAGATAA
- a CDS encoding undecaprenyldiphospho-muramoylpentapeptide beta-N-acetylglucosaminyltransferase translates to MKKHKIIMTGGGSAGHVTPNLALMPKLTALGYEVEYIGTKNGIEKNIIQGENIKYHIISSGKLRRYFDIKNFSDPFKVLRGIIQSIGIMKREKPDIVFSKGGFVTVPVVIAAHLCKIPVIAHESDITPGLANRLAAPYCTKVCVTFPESIENIKGNKGVLTGTPIRKELLEGSRMNGLRLCKFSDLNKPVVFVIGGSLGSKVINDTIRKNIDSILSKYNVIHICGKGNLEDGLKDKKGYKQFEYVKDELPDLMNAADLVISRAGANVIFELLALRKPNILIPLSKKSSRGDQILNAASFENHGYSMVIEEESLNSELLIKKLNELSREQDKYIKAMNESPVKNGVNNIINIIDKYSKKA, encoded by the coding sequence TTGAAGAAGCATAAAATAATTATGACAGGTGGAGGTTCGGCAGGACATGTTACGCCTAATCTGGCATTAATGCCGAAGCTCACAGCTTTAGGCTATGAAGTAGAATATATAGGTACTAAAAATGGTATAGAAAAAAATATAATACAAGGAGAAAATATTAAATATCATATTATATCCAGTGGAAAGCTCAGAAGATACTTTGATATAAAAAATTTTTCTGACCCCTTTAAGGTTCTAAGAGGTATAATTCAATCAATAGGTATTATGAAAAGAGAAAAGCCAGATATAGTATTTTCAAAAGGTGGATTTGTAACAGTTCCAGTAGTAATAGCAGCACATCTATGTAAAATTCCTGTAATAGCACATGAATCTGATATTACCCCTGGGCTTGCAAATAGATTGGCGGCACCTTATTGTACTAAAGTTTGTGTTACATTTCCGGAGTCCATAGAAAATATAAAGGGAAATAAAGGGGTACTTACAGGAACGCCTATAAGAAAAGAGCTGCTTGAAGGCAGCAGAATGAATGGACTAAGATTATGTAAATTTTCTGATTTAAATAAACCTGTTGTTTTTGTTATAGGTGGAAGCCTTGGCTCCAAAGTAATAAATGATACTATTAGAAAAAATATTGATAGTATTTTATCAAAGTACAATGTAATTCATATTTGTGGTAAGGGAAATTTAGAAGATGGACTAAAAGACAAAAAAGGGTATAAGCAGTTTGAATATGTAAAGGATGAACTGCCGGATCTAATGAATGCAGCAGATCTAGTGATTTCAAGAGCAGGTGCCAATGTGATTTTTGAACTTCTAGCCCTTAGAAAGCCCAATATTTTAATTCCTCTTTCAAAGAAGTCCAGTAGAGGTGATCAGATTTTAAATGCAGCCTCCTTTGAAAATCATGGGTATAGTATGGTTATAGAAGAGGAAAGCCTGAATAGTGAACTGCTTATAAAGAAATTAAATGAGCTCAGTAGAGAACAAGATAAATATATAAAAGCTATGAATGAAAGTCCTGTAAAAAACGGAGTTAATAATATTATAAATATAATAGATAAATATTCTAAAAAAGCTTAG